In Cytobacillus oceanisediminis, the following proteins share a genomic window:
- a CDS encoding PTS sugar transporter subunit IIB: MNILLCCSAGMSTSLLVTKMQASAESQGIDCKIWAVGNGEVRNHIDSADVLLLGPQIRFMTEQLKKEAGDRIPVAPINPMHYGLCNGEEVLKQAISLIKGE, from the coding sequence ATGAATATTTTGTTATGCTGTTCGGCTGGAATGTCTACCAGTCTTCTAGTGACAAAAATGCAGGCAAGCGCTGAGAGCCAGGGGATCGACTGTAAAATTTGGGCTGTTGGCAACGGGGAGGTTAGAAACCATATTGATTCGGCAGATGTCCTGCTGCTGGGACCGCAGATTCGGTTTATGACCGAGCAGTTGAAGAAGGAGGCTGGCGACAGGATTCCTGTAGCTCCCATAAACCCAATGCATTATGGCTTATGCAATGGAGAGGAAGTATTAAAGCAAGCTATTTCATTAATAAAGGGTGAATAG